A single region of the Pseudodesulfovibrio sp. JC047 genome encodes:
- a CDS encoding amino acid ABC transporter permease, with product MWGFYFDQLMNSLPMFYKGMGMTVAVSALSLIGGTIIGVITGILRSNENTLMARILSIYVDVMRGTPFLVQLFIIFFILPEFGIQMEAFTAAVVSLTIYAGSYICEIVSASIQAVPSGQEEACRSLGHTRSQAMILVVLPQALRMALPALVGQYVLLIKDSSIVSVIGLTDITRAGWLTVQRVPEGLMVFGLVGVMYFVVCYPLIQLSNVLEKRFSTGDLKL from the coding sequence ATGTGGGGATTTTATTTCGACCAACTCATGAACAGCCTGCCCATGTTTTACAAAGGCATGGGCATGACCGTGGCAGTCTCCGCGCTCAGTCTGATTGGTGGAACGATCATCGGTGTCATCACCGGCATCCTCCGTTCCAATGAGAACACACTGATGGCCCGTATTCTTTCAATATATGTGGACGTCATGCGTGGCACGCCATTTTTGGTCCAACTCTTCATCATTTTCTTCATTCTGCCCGAATTCGGCATCCAGATGGAGGCCTTCACCGCTGCGGTCGTCAGTCTAACCATCTATGCGGGATCATACATCTGTGAAATCGTTTCTGCGTCCATTCAGGCCGTTCCCTCGGGACAGGAAGAAGCGTGTCGATCGCTGGGACACACCCGAAGCCAAGCCATGATTCTGGTGGTTCTCCCGCAAGCATTGCGGATGGCCTTGCCAGCACTGGTCGGACAATATGTCCTGCTTATCAAGGACTCGTCGATCGTCTCGGTGATCGGCCTGACAGACATCACCCGCGCCGGTTGGCTCACGGTCCAACGCGTGCCCGAAGGTCTCATGGTCTTTGGGCTGGTCGGTGTGATGTACTTTGTGGTGTGTTATCCGTTGATTCAGCTTTCAAATGTGTTGGAAAAACGGTTTTCCACCGGAGACTTGAAATTGTAA
- a CDS encoding pyridoxamine 5'-phosphate oxidase family protein — translation MSNQEMELIEEIVKAKDLCVLSTSDGNIPHTSLMHYFADHAVMKFYFLSSRNSKKSKNLKKNPHVSLLIDRRDEDIALSIEGVYSPIQKQQTVDAIIKLFLLKNPHMQGFAEHPDTELIRIEGKSAELVRGFTDVFFTKFKNY, via the coding sequence ATGAGCAATCAAGAAATGGAACTCATCGAAGAGATAGTCAAGGCTAAGGATCTTTGTGTCCTTTCGACATCAGACGGCAACATTCCTCACACCTCTCTCATGCATTATTTTGCAGACCATGCGGTCATGAAATTCTACTTTCTTTCATCCAGGAATTCGAAAAAAAGCAAAAATTTGAAAAAAAACCCGCACGTCAGCCTGCTCATTGATCGAAGAGACGAGGACATCGCCTTATCAATTGAAGGTGTATACTCTCCTATTCAGAAACAACAGACCGTTGATGCCATCATCAAACTCTTTTTACTGAAAAATCCCCATATGCAAGGATTTGCGGAGCATCCGGACACGGAACTCATCCGAATCGAAGGAAAATCAGCCGAGCTTGTCCGTGGTTTTACTGATGTTTTTTTCACTAAATTCAAGAATTATTAA
- a CDS encoding amino acid ABC transporter permease — MLEYFNFRIIWEYMPLFMEGLYQTAWISLVGIIGSLVTGMIACACRISGIKLLVAPAVAFIEVIRSTPLLAQLYFLYFGLPSLGIQVDELTTGLVALSFNSGAYVAEILRAGIKGIPTGQVEAAMGQGFNVYQRFFYVILPQALANTLPPMLGQAIVLVKDSAVLSLISVMELTRAGQILNSERFMPAEAFLTVAALYLVVYYVLKGLMKFYQMRMTRFRSA; from the coding sequence ATGCTCGAATATTTCAACTTCCGCATCATATGGGAGTATATGCCCCTGTTCATGGAGGGGCTATACCAGACTGCCTGGATTTCACTGGTGGGGATCATCGGTTCCCTCGTCACAGGAATGATCGCCTGCGCCTGTCGAATTTCAGGAATCAAACTGCTTGTAGCTCCGGCCGTGGCTTTCATCGAAGTCATTCGCTCCACGCCGCTATTGGCACAACTCTATTTTCTCTATTTCGGTCTTCCGTCGCTCGGCATTCAGGTCGATGAACTGACAACCGGCCTCGTGGCACTGTCCTTCAACTCCGGCGCATATGTTGCCGAGATTCTCCGTGCGGGAATCAAGGGGATTCCCACCGGTCAAGTCGAAGCTGCCATGGGTCAGGGATTCAACGTCTATCAACGTTTTTTCTATGTCATTCTCCCGCAGGCCCTGGCGAACACGCTGCCACCCATGTTGGGTCAGGCCATTGTCTTGGTCAAGGACTCCGCTGTCTTGTCACTCATTTCCGTCATGGAGCTGACCCGGGCCGGACAGATTCTCAATTCGGAACGATTCATGCCCGCTGAAGCATTCCTGACGGTGGCCGCACTGTATCTGGTCGTCTACTACGTGCTCAAGGGATTGATGAAATTCTATCAAATGCGCATGACGCGCTTCAGGAGCGCATAA
- a CDS encoding ABC transporter substrate-binding protein has translation MKRLSICLALMVSMMLAVATTASADSLAEIIKRGELRVAVQTQCPPFSFLDKNGDRTGSSVEFCRLMAKEMGVKIKFMDYDWDGLIPALLSGKADMLAADMTANLQRALKVSFTDAFYYTGSVAVVKADSNITNWEQINKEGIRVAVLLGGTGEADAKRLFPKAEIKSYKGGGPMLLNALMAGKADVAVNDKTSISGSLASFPPNSTHFVGDIMSKQPLAFAVRHEDETLRQWINLFFGWVKSDGRYDENIKYWVDSKAWETDH, from the coding sequence ATGAAACGTCTTTCCATCTGTCTGGCACTCATGGTGTCCATGATGCTGGCTGTGGCAACGACCGCATCCGCGGACTCTCTGGCTGAAATCATCAAACGCGGCGAACTTCGTGTCGCGGTCCAAACTCAATGTCCGCCTTTCAGTTTTTTGGATAAAAACGGCGACCGCACCGGTTCTTCCGTTGAATTCTGTCGCTTGATGGCCAAAGAAATGGGCGTCAAGATCAAATTCATGGATTATGACTGGGACGGCCTGATTCCCGCTCTGTTGTCCGGCAAAGCCGACATGTTGGCCGCCGACATGACCGCCAACCTGCAACGCGCACTCAAGGTCTCCTTTACCGACGCATTCTACTACACCGGCTCAGTGGCCGTGGTCAAAGCTGACTCCAACATCACCAATTGGGAACAGATCAACAAGGAAGGCATTCGTGTTGCCGTCCTGCTCGGTGGCACCGGCGAAGCCGACGCCAAACGTCTTTTCCCCAAGGCTGAGATCAAGTCATACAAGGGCGGCGGACCAATGCTCCTGAACGCCCTCATGGCAGGCAAGGCTGATGTGGCCGTCAACGACAAGACATCCATCTCCGGCAGCCTGGCTTCTTTCCCGCCGAACTCCACGCACTTCGTGGGCGATATCATGTCCAAGCAACCCCTGGCCTTTGCCGTCCGTCATGAAGACGAGACATTGCGCCAGTGGATCAACCTCTTCTTCGGTTGGGTCAAATCCGATGGCCGTTACGACGAAAACATCAAGTACTGGGTCGATTCCAAGGCCTGGGAAACCGATCACTAG
- a CDS encoding phosphoadenosine phosphosulfate reductase family protein has translation MCTLDEKIRRTESLLQRLAERGGTDRVRVAWTGGKDSTVVLFIWKAVLDALGCGPARAINLDTGCKFPEVLLFRDELTREWTVDLHIARPAVSLDGYPLAEDPLSCCRELKVEPLKQAILQTGATHVVTGIRRDEHPDRAGRLEEERRDDPPHTVVNPILEWTEMDIWAFHDRFSLPHCDLYDQGYRSLGCQPCTHLSGKGNGERAGRDAAKEAVLPTLTSLGYF, from the coding sequence ATGTGTACGTTAGATGAAAAGATCCGGAGGACCGAGTCCCTGCTGCAACGATTGGCTGAACGCGGTGGGACTGACCGCGTGCGGGTGGCGTGGACCGGCGGTAAGGATTCCACGGTGGTCCTTTTTATATGGAAGGCTGTTTTGGACGCCCTCGGGTGTGGGCCAGCGCGGGCCATCAATCTGGATACCGGCTGCAAATTCCCTGAAGTCCTGCTTTTTCGCGATGAGTTAACCCGGGAATGGACCGTGGATTTGCACATTGCTCGGCCTGCCGTGTCACTGGACGGGTATCCGTTGGCCGAAGATCCGCTTTCCTGTTGTCGTGAATTGAAAGTGGAGCCGTTGAAACAGGCGATTCTTCAGACCGGGGCAACGCATGTCGTGACTGGAATCCGACGTGACGAACATCCAGACCGGGCGGGACGGCTGGAGGAAGAGCGGCGGGACGATCCTCCGCATACAGTGGTGAATCCGATTCTTGAATGGACGGAAATGGATATATGGGCGTTTCATGATCGGTTTTCCCTGCCCCATTGCGATCTGTATGATCAAGGGTATCGGTCGCTCGGCTGTCAGCCCTGTACGCACCTGTCCGGGAAGGGGAACGGGGAACGCGCTGGCCGGGATGCTGCCAAGGAAGCCGTTCTCCCCACATTGACCAGTCTTGGGTACTTCTGA